In Plodia interpunctella isolate USDA-ARS_2022_Savannah chromosome 9, ilPloInte3.2, whole genome shotgun sequence, a single genomic region encodes these proteins:
- the Yip1d1 gene encoding protein YIPF5, which yields MANYNPNEYAWQTQNNSQSYTFDTSNTFSDPVQTLDFQTFPTEQQNFSYDQTQGNIPPNNNQYYNPNLFTPAPIAGDAPGDTTEFDEPPLLDELEIYPDRILEKTLAVLNPFHGQSKADDANFLLRDTDIAGPIAFCLALAVCLFLSGNKAHFGYVYGLSVMSVILMYFLLSLMSRTEGVFTVLSVASVLGYCMLPMVVLAGLGIFVSLEGTIGLLISAIAVVWSALSASRLFVTMSGDAEQRPLIAYPCALVNGVFALLVLF from the exons ATGGCTAATTATAATCCCAATGAATACGCATGGCAAACACAAAACAATAGCCAAAGTTATACATTTGATACTTCCAATACTTTTTCTGATCCAGTTCAAACATTAG atttccAGACATTTCCTACAGAGCAACAAAATTTCTCTTATGATCAGACCCAAGGCAATATACCTCCCAATaataaccaatattataatccaaatttatttacacctGCGCCCATAGCCGGCGATGCTCCTGGAGATACAACCGAGTTTGACGAACCACCATTATTGGATGAGTTGGAGATCTATCCTGACCGAATATTGGAGAAAACCTTAGCTGTACTGAATCCTTTCCATGGGCAGTCCAAAGCTGATGATGCTAATTTTCTTTTGCGAGACACAGATATTGCAGGACCTATAGCATTTTGTTTGGCATTAGCAGTTTGTTTATTCCTTTCAGGGAATAAGGCCCATTTTGGTTATGTATATGGTCTCTCTGTAATGTCAGTTATATTGATGTACTTTTTGCTGTCTTTGATGAGTCGTACAGAGGGTGTCTTCACTGTACTTAGTGTAGCTAGTGTTTTAGGGTACTGCATGTTACCAATGGTTGTTTTGGCAGGGTTAGGAATCTTTGTTTCTTTAGAAGGAACTATAGGATTACTTATATCTGCCATTGCAGTGGTTTGGTCAGCGCTATCAGCAAGCAGGCTGTTTGTCACAATGTCAGGAGATGCAGAACAGAGACCACTAATAGCATATCCTTGTGCACTGGTAAATGGAGTATTTGCCTTGTTAGTTTTGTTCTAA
- the p24-1 gene encoding transmembrane emp24 domain-containing protein 3 codes for MHFVNKFYSDFPKPAISSSKMITTPILVTIFLTLISGIFSKSVELTFELPDSAVECFYQDIEKNTSASLEYQVITGGQYDVDVKIEGPNKQILYQQQKMQYDSFQFTAQQTGVYKACFSNEFSTFSHKLVYMEMNVGPEKALPGVGEHATVLTQLETSANDIHTALNQIIDHQTHHRLREAQSRKRAEDLNERVFWWSTGETLAIVCVAFAQVMILKNFFSDRPTLYNRM; via the exons ATGCATTTTGTGAATAAGTTTTATAGTGATTTTCCAAAACCGGCAATTAGTTCATCTAAAATGATTACAACGCCTATTTTAGTTACGATATTCTTAACATTAATTAGTGGAATATTCTCCAAAAGTGTTGAGTTGACATTTGAACTACCTGATAGCGCCGTAGAATGTTTTTATCAAGATATAGAAAAGAATACTTCAGCATCGTTAGAATAtcaa GTTATAACAGGAGGGCAATATGACGTGGATGTTAAAATAGAAGGGCCTAATAAACAAATCCTTTATCAACAACAGAAAATGCAATATGATTCATTCCAATTTACTGCACAGCAAACAG GTGTTTACAAGGCCTGCTTTAGCAATGAATTTAGTACTTTCTCCCATAAACTGGTGTATATGGAAATGAATGTTGGGCCTGAGAAAGCTTTACCAGGGGTAGGAGAACATGCAACTGTACTCACACAG CTTGAGACTTCAGCAAATGATATTCATACAGCACTTAACCAAATTATTGATCACCAAACCCACCATAGACTAAGAGAAGCTCAAAGCAGAAAAAGGGCAGAAGACCTGAACGAAAGAGTATTCTGGTGGTCAACTGGCGAGACCCTGGCTATTGTCTGTGTTGCATTCGCCCAAGTCATGATCCTAAAGAACTTCTTTAGTGATCGACCCACCCTGTACAATCGAATGTAG